Proteins from a single region of Xenopus laevis strain J_2021 chromosome 9_10S, Xenopus_laevis_v10.1, whole genome shotgun sequence:
- the stau1.S gene encoding double-stranded RNA-binding protein Staufen homolog 1 isoform X5 — translation MDVAMSQAPNSPAAPLSGSQILNKNQHSPHPQPLSIPSTASLLPSENAGRPLQNSALPSPSVTSSGPTAVSSNMANPKEKTPMCLVNELARFNKIQPLYKLLSEKGPAHSKMFTVQLTLGDQYWEAEGTSIKKAQHAAAAKALEGTKYPKPTVRPVCDSITPTVELNALCMKLGRKPVYKPLDPYTGVRSAYNYNMRGGGYPPRYFYPFPVAPILYQVELSVGGQQFHGKGRTRQAAKHDAAAKALKSLQHEPLPDKPVVNGTLADEENLNKSEISQVFEIALKRNMSVNFEVTKETGPPHMKSFVTKVIVGEFLGNGEGKSKKISKKNAAIAVLEELRKLPSLPTVEKMKPKIKKKTKSIVKLPTSPEYGQGMNPISRLAQIQQAKKDKEPEYILITERGLPRRREFVMQVKVGNHTAEGTGTNKKVAKRNAAENMLELLGFKVPPPPPKPALKTEEKLPVRKPGDGRKVTFYEPGSGEDTANNHKDDEFRMPFHSHQQLPAGILPMVPEVAQAVGVNQGLHTKDFNRVAPNPAKATVTAMIARELLYAGISPTADAILKNNNTAGPFTRPSEQLNYLSRVQELEVEYKDFPKNNKNEFVSLINCSSQPPLISHGICKDLESCHDMAALNILKLLSELDQHNAEMPRTGNGPMSVCVKPEIERDPLLKPANSNTLGQTLDSTA, via the exons ATGGACGTCGCCATGTCTCAAGCTCCGAACTCGCCCGCCGCCCCCCTCTCAGGGAGCCAAATCCTGAACAAGAACCAGCATTCTCCTCATCCCCAGCCTCTGAGTATCCCTTCTACTGCCAGTCTGTTGCCCTCTGAAAATGCAGGTAGACCTCTTCAAAACTCTGCTTTACCCTCTCCATCTGTCACATCCAGCGGTCCAACTGCAG tttcttcTAACATGGCAAACCCCAAAGAGAAAACCCCCATGTGTCTTGTGAATGAGTTAGCCCGTTTCAACAAAATTCAGCCCTTGTATAAACTGCTGAGTGAAAAAGGTCCGGCTCATTCAAAG atgtTCACAGTGCAGCTCACTCTAGGGGACCAGTACTGGGAGGCCGAAGGGACGAGTATTAAAAAAGCTCAACATGCAGCTGCTGCCAAAGCCTTGGAAGGGACAAAGTACCCGAAGCCTACAGTCCGCCCTGTCTGTG ACAGCATCACGCCAACGGTTGAACTGAACGCTCTGTGCATGAAACTAGGAAGGAAACCCGTATACAAACCTTTAGATCCCTACACTGGGGTGCGCTCGGCTTATAACTACAATATGCGAGGAGGCGGCTACCCCCCACG GTACTTCTACCCGTTCCCTGTGGCTCCCATCCTCTACCAAGTGGAACTGTCCGTGGGAGGGCAGCAATTCCACGGGAAAGGGAGGACAAGACAAGCCGCCAAGCACGATGCTGCAGCCAAAGCACTAAAGAGCCTCCAACACGAGCCTCTCCCTGACAAACCTGTG GTGAACGGGACATTGGCCGATGAAGAAAATCTAAATAAGTCTGAAATAAGCCAAGTGTTTGAAATTGCACTTAAACGGAACATGTCTGTGAATTTTGAG GTAACCAAGGAAACTGGCCCTCCCCACATGAAGAGTTTTGTAACTAAAGTCATAGTTGGTGAATTTCTGGGCAATGGCGAAGGAAAGAGCAAAAAGATATCGAAGAAGAATGCGGCTATAGCCGTGCTAGAGGAGCTCCGCAAACTGCCCTCACTTCCGACAGTTGAGAAAATGAAgccaaaaatcaaaaagaaaacaaagtccATCGTAAAG CTTCCTACTAGTCCTGAATATGGGCAAGGGATGAACCCAATCAGCAGGCTGGCACAGATTCAGCAAGCCAAGAAAGATAAAGAACCCGAATATATTCTGATCACAGAGAGGGGTCTCCCGAGGCGCAGAGAGTTTGTCATGCAG GTTAAAGTAGGAAATCATACGGCTGAAGGCACGGGCACTAACAAGAAAGTCGCCAAAAGGAACGCTGCTGAAAATATGTTGGAACTCCTAGGATTTAAAGTCCCTCCACCTCCCCCGAAACCTGCACTCAAGACAGAAGAAAAG ctcCCTGTAAGGAAACCAGGAGATGGAAGGAAAGTGACCTTTTATGAGCCCGGATCAGGAGAAGATACTGCTAACA ATCACAAAGATGACGAGTTCCGGATGCCTTTTCACAGCCATCAGCAGCTTCCTGCGGGAATTCTCCCTATGGTCCCTGAGGTTGCACAAGCGGTGGGGGTTAATCAAGGACTTCACACCAAAGACTTTAACAGGGTGGCCCCCAACCCAGCCAAGGCAACGGTGACGGCCATGATAGCGAGAGAGCTGCTGTATGCCGGCATCTCACCCACGGCTGACGCCATTCTGAAGAATAACAACACTGCCGGGCCATTTACTCGGCCCTCTGAGCAATTAAATTACCTGTCTAGAGTCCAAGAATTAGAG GTTGAATATAAAGACTTCCCGAAGAATAATAAAAACGAGTTTGTCTCTCTCATAAACTGTTCCTCTCAGCCGCCATTAATCAGCCACGGCATCTGCAAGGACCTGGAGTCCTGCCACGATATG gctGCGTTGAACATCTTGAAATTGCTGTCGGAGCTCGACCAACATAACGCGGAGATGCCCAGAACAGGGAATGGACCAATGTCAGT ATGTGTCAAACCCGAAATAGAACGTGATCCTCTCCTGAAACCGGCCAACTCAAACACCTTGGGACAAACACTGGACAGTACAGCCTGA